Genomic DNA from Candidatus Aminicenantes bacterium:
AAATCGCCGGTGGAAGGCTATGCCGACATCCTGATCATGCCCAACATCGAGGCGGGCAACATTTTCTACAAGGCGACCACCATACTGGCCAAGGGCATGCTCGCCGCCGTGGTCACCGGGGCCTCTTTCCCGGCCATCCTGACGTCGCGCGCCGACGATGACGATTCGAAGTATTATTCGATCGTGCTGGCGGCCGCGCTGGTATAAAGGAAATTGGTTGACGGCAGACGGTGGACGGTTGACGGTAAGAAAAAGGCAATTTCAAAAATTGTAGATACCTGTAATTTCTAGGCTTTCTTGCCGTACACCGTTTACCGTAAACCGTACACCAAGTTCTATTCTTCGTCGCCCTTGAATCCCATATGTTTTTCCTCGTAACCCGCCGGTATTTCGAAGAAGCCGGCGGGGAAACTTTTGCTGCCGACCGAGAGCACTTCCATGGTCTGGCGGCTCGTTACCTTGGCATTGCCCTTCTTGTCGATGGACGTGTTCACGGTGATCATCTTCAGGGGAAAGCCCAGTTCGGCATCGGCCTTTATCTGTTCTTCAATCATTTTGTCCAGGTCTTCCATGCCGGTCTTGAAATCGCGGAAACGGAATGCTTCGCCCATCTCGGCCATGCCCTTGAACTTGGCGGTCGACCATACTTCCTTTTCGATCTTTTCATGGCTCTTGCTCTTGATGAAGACGACCTTGACTTCCATGTCGTATTCCATGAGCTGCTTGCTATGCAGGCAGGGATAACCCAAAACCATTGCCGGCCCGAGTTTTTCATTGTTGACCACGGGGTTCTTGATCTTGATCTTGATCAGCTTGCCTACTACGCCGGTCATCTGGAAAATGGCGTTCAACGGCAGCTGCGAGTATGTCTTTTCAGCCGGATTCACCAGGTAGAGAGTGTTATCCTCGGCCTTGAACAGCCAGTAGGAACCATTCTGGAACATGTCGTTCTCATCGGCCACGCTCTCGAATATCTGCTTGACGTTGCCGCCGCTGGCGCACACCTGCATGACGATCGTGTTGCTCTGCCCCTTGGCTTGGGCTTCGATCACCGTCTTGGTCCGCCATTCGACGCCGGCGAAAACGGTCATGGCAAAAACAACAAGTAAAATTACAATGAATATTCTTTTCATATGAATCCCTCCTTTGGTTTCCTGTAATACTATACAGTTTTTTTGCCGTTTTGAAAAGACTTTTTATCTCGAATCGTAGAGGCACGGCGCGCCGTGCCCCTACCTGAAACCCAAATGAAATCATTAATTTAACCGATCACCACAGTTTTAATGTTCACGAACTCCTTGATGCCGTAAGCGGAAAGCTCGCGGCCGTAGCCCGAGTTCTTGATGCCGCCGAAGGGCAGGCGCGGGTCGGAGCGGACCATGCCGTTGATGAAAACCATGCCCGCTTCGATCGTTGCCGCCATTCTCTCGCCGACCGCCCGGTCCTGGGTCCAGATGCTGGCCCCGAGGCCGAAGGGAGTGTCATTGGCAATGCGCAGGGCTTCAGCCGCATCGGCGGCGCCGATCAGGGCGGCTACCGGTCCGAACAGCTCCTCGTCATAGGCCGGCATGCCCGGGGCGACGTCGCCCAGCACGGTGGGCTGAAAGTAATAACCGGGCCGGTCCCCCAGCCGCTTGCCGCCGACCAGAATGCGGGCGCCACGGTCGACCGATCCGCGCACCTGGCGTTCAAGTTCATCCACCAGGTCGGCCCGGGCCAGCGGCCCGACGTCGTTGCCCTCGTCCAAGATCGGCGCTTCGACGATAAAGCGCTTGGCGGCGATGCAGCTCTGGCCGGTGTTGATCATGCGGGCGTTGACGGCCGTGGCCAGGCATTTCTCCAGCGGGGCGTCGGCCAGGACGATGAAGGGATCGCTGCCGCCGAGCTCCAGGACCATCTTTTTCAAGTGCCGCCCGGCCAGTTCCGCCACCCGGCGCCCGGCCGCCTCGCTGCCGGACATGGTAACGGCATCGAGCCAACGATGGTCGATCAAAGGCTCCACCAGGTCGGGGCCGATGAGCAGCGTGGTAAAAACATGCTCGGGGAATCCGGCTTGCCTGAAAATTTTCCCGATGGCTTGAGCGCAGCCGGGGACGTTTGAGGAATGCTTGAGCAGGCAAACGTTTCCGGCCATCAGCGCCGGGGCGGCGAAGCGGAAGACCTGCCAGAAGGGAAAATTCCAGGGCATGATAGCCAGGATCGTCCCCAGCGGATCGAAACGGACATAGCCCGTCTCGCTTCCAGAAATGACGGCCTCGGGGCTGAGCATTTTTTCAGCGTTTTCGGCGTAATGACCGCAGACGGCAGCGCATTTTTCAATTTCCGCCCTGGCCTGGAGAACGGGCTTGCCCATCTCGAGGCTCATCAGCCTCGCCAGTTCCCCCTTCTCCTTTTCCAAGATCCGCGCCGCCTGCTGCAACAAGCCACGGCGCTGGGCGAAGCCGCTTTGCCGCCAACTGGAAAAGGTTCGGTGGGAGTTTTCCAGCTCGGCCTCAACCTGTGTCCACGATTGCGTTTCATAGGTTCTGCCCTTTTCGCCGCTGGCCGGATTGATCGATTGCATCGACATGATGGTCTCCTGTTTCAAGAATTGCCTTTTGCGCACAGGAGAAGGATTTGCAAGCAGGCGCGTTTTTCCTCCTGAGCGCGCGGGTCGGAGCGATTGGCGAGACGGCGGAGCTTGCGGCCGAATTTCCAGGCGAGGTATTTTTTCAACAGCCGCAAGGAGAAGTCACGCCCGTATTTTCGATACATGTACAGCTGGCTTTTGCGGTACTCGAGCCAGACGGCCGGCGCATCGGCCACGCTGCGGCCGCGAAGGTGCTTTACCGCGGCGCCGGTGAAATAGACGACACGCTTGCCCATGGCGCGCACCCGCAGGCACAGGTCGTGGTCTTCGAAGTAAAGGAACATGTTTTCATCGAATGGGGAGTGGGCGGTGAACAATTCCCTGCGCGTCAGCAGGCAGGCGCCGCTGACCCAGGAAGTGGCTTTCAAGAAAGGCTTGCCGCGGTGCCGGGCGTAGCGCAGTCGTTCGACCAGCGGGGCCAGGCATTTTTGGTAGAACTCGGCCGGCAGGGAAATCGTCGCACCGTAGGAAAGCTGAAAGGAGCCGTCGGAATTGACGAGCAGCGGGCCGAGCACGCCGATGCGCCGGTCATGTTCGAGCACATTGACCATGGCGGCGACGGCGGGACCGATCACTTCGGCGTCGCTGTTCAAAAAAAGCAGGTACTCGCCCCGGGCCGCGGCGGCGCCGCGGTTGTTGGCCCAGCCGAAGCCGTGGTTGGCCGGGCTGCGGATCACGCGGATGTCGTGAAAATAGTCGTTGAGGAATTCCTGCACGTCGCCGGCGGAATGGTTGTCCACCACGATGATCTCGTGGGCAAACGGCGGCGGGCTGGCCTTGAGGGCGTCCATGGCGGCCTTCAGCACTTCGATCTGGTTGAAGCTGACGATGACGATTGAACATTTCAGCGCCGCCAACGCCGGGTCACTCGAGGATGATCTTTCCGGCATTGCCCGAAAGCCCCACTTCGAAAGCGGCCTTGAAATCCTCCATCTTGAAGCGATGGGTGATCAGCGGCTTCAGATCGACCCGGCCGGAAACCAGCAGGGCGTCCATCTGGTACCAAGTTTCGAACATGCGCCGGCCGTTGATGCCCTGGACGGTCACGCCCGGGAAAATGATATCCTTGGCCAGGTCCATGGTGATCGGCTGGGCGGGAATGCCGAGCAATGAAAAGCGTCCGTTCTTGCGGATGGAACGGAAGCCCTGAGCGATGGCCGCCGGGTGGCCCGACATTTCCAGCACGACGTCCACCCCCTGTCCATTGGTCAGGGCGGCGACGACCTCGGCCGGGTTTTCGCTGCTGGGGTCGATCACCCGGTCGGCCCCCATCTTGACGGCCAGTTCGCGGCGGAAGGGCATGACCTCGCTGACCAGCACCTGGGAGGCGCCGGCGGCCTTGCAGACCGGAATGGCGGCAATGCCGATCGGGCCGCCGCCGAGAATCAGGAATGACTTTCCCACCGTGGCGCCGGCCATGACCGTGTGCACGGCATTCCCGAACGGATCGTAGATGGCCGCGAACTCCGGGTCGATCCCCTTGGGCACCCGCCAGAGGTTCGCTTCTGGGACGGCCAGGTAGTCGGCAAAACAGCCGTCGCCGTCCACGCCGAGGATGACCACATTCTCGCACAGGTGGGCGTTGCCGGTGCGGCACTGGAAACACTGGTTGCAGACCACGTGCATCTCGGCCGTCACCAATTCTCCGACCCGGTAGTGGCGGACGTCGAGACCGGTCTCGACGATGGCGCCGTAAAATTCGTGGCCGGTGGTCAGGGGCGGCTTCAGCCGGTTCTGCGACCACTCGTCCCATTTGTAGATATGGAGATCGGTGCCGCAGATCGCCCGCTTGTGGACCTGGATCAGCACGTCGTTGGCCTTGACGGCAGGAATGGGCACCTCATGCAGTTCCAGTCCGGGCCCGGGCCGCATTTTTCTCAGTGCCTTCATTTTTCCAGTCATGATGGGTCTCCTTCTTTTTAATGCCGAGGAAACCCCATCATATAATTTTTAGCGCCCGAATTCAAGTGCCCCGCTTACTCCCTGATCCCCAGCTGCTCGAGCAGGAAGGCATACTGGAAGGCGACCTCGCGCAGCCGCCGGAAGCGCCCCGAGGCGCCGCCATGGCCGGCATCCATGTTGGTCTTGAGAATGAGCGGATTGCGGTCGGTCTTGGTGACGCGCAGCTTGGCCACCCACTTGGCCGGCTCGAAATACTGCACCTGGGAGTCGTGCAGGCCGGTGGTCACCAGCAGCGCCGGGTAGGCCTTGGCGCGGACGTTGTCGTAGGGCGAATAGGAGAGCATGTATTCGTAGCACTCGGGCCGGTTGGGATCGCCCCATTCGTCGTACTCGGCCGTGGTCAGCGGGATGCTGCTGTCGAGCATGGTGGTGACCACATCGACAAAGGGAACGCCGGCAATGACGGCGTGGAACAGGTCGGGCTGCAGGTTGACCACGGCGCCCATGAGCAGGCCGCCGGCGCTGGCGCCCTCGGCGCAGAGTTTGGCCGGTGACGTGTAGCGGTGGCGCACCAGGTACTCGGCGCAGGAAATGAAATCGGTGAAGGTGTTGATCTTCTTGAACAGCTTGCCGTCCTCGTACCAGCTGCGTCCCATTTCCTGCCCGCCGCGGATATGGGCGATGGCATAGATGAAGCCGCGGTTGAGCAGGCTCAGCACGTTCGAGTTGAAATAGGGATCGCTGGAATAGCCGTAGGAACCATAGCCCTCGAGGAGCAACGGATTCTCGCCGTCGCGTTCCATGCCCAGCTTGTAAACCAGCGAAATGGGAACCAGGGTGCCGTCGTGCCCCGGTGCCATGAGCCGCTCGGTCCGGTAGTTCCCAGGCGTGTAGCCGCCCAGGACTTCGTTCTGTTTGAGCAGCAGCCGTTCCTTCGTCTTCATGTTGAAATCATAGGTCGAGTCGGGAGTGACCGGCGATTGATAGGAAAAGCGCAGCAGGTCGGTGCCGGGTTCGGGGACGGGCCGGATGGCGACCATATAGGTCGGCTCGGGAAAATCGAGGTAGTAGCCGTCAGACTGGCCCCAGGGGATGACGCGGATCTGCGGCAGTCCAGCCCGGCGTTCACCCAGCACCAGGTAGCCATTGAAAAGGGCGACATCCTCGAGCAGCACGTCGTCGCGGTGCGGGATCAGCTCGCGCCAGCTTTCCCTGGCCGTGTTCCCGGCTGCCGCCTCCATCAGCTTGAAGTTGCGCGCCCCGTCGTTGGTGCGGATATAGAAGCGATCGCCCAGGTGGTCGACCTCATAGAGGAGCCCGCGCAGGCGCGGCTGGAATACCTTAAACCCGCCCCGGGGCTGGCCGGCGTCCAGGTAACGGTACTCGCTGGTCAGCGTGCTCTGCGAGGTGATGAAAATGTACTGGCGCGATCGGCTCTTGCCCAAGTAGGCACTGAACGTTTCGTCCGTCTCGTTGTATACTTCCACATCTGTCGCGGTCGCCGTGCCGAGGACATGGCGGCGGATCCTGCAGGAACGGAGGGTTTCCGGATCGATGACCGGGTAGAAAACGGTCTTGCTGTCGTTGGCCCAGACGATCTGGCCGTCGGTCATCGGAATGCTTTCCTCGTAGACCTTGCCGCTATTCAAGTTCTTGAATTGGATCCGGTACTGGCGCCGCGAGACATAGTCGACGCTGTAGGCCAGGAGGGTGTTGTCGGGGCTGACTTCGGCGTCGGCGATGGCGAAGTAGGCTTTGCCCTCGGCCATGCGATTGCCGTCCAGCATGACCTCTTCGCTGCCCTGCAGGGAACCTTTTTTGCGGCAGTACAGGGGGTAGTTCTTGCCGGCCACATAGCGCGTATAATAGAAATAGCCGTTATCGCCATAGGGCACCGACATGTCATCCTGCTTCTTGCGGCCGGCCAGCTCCTGATAGAGTTTCTCCTGCAGCGCCAGGGTAGGTTTCATCACGGCGTCGGTGTAGGCGTTCTCCGCCTTCAGGTAATCGATCACCTTGGGGTTGGCGCGCTCGTTCAGCCAGTAATACGGATCGATGCGCGTGTGGCCATGGATGGTCAATTCCTTTACAATCCTTTCGGCCAGCGGCGGCTGCGGCAGGTCCTGGCCCCAGGATACAGCCGGAAGCATGAGAAAGGCCAGCGCCACCCCCACCAACCCAAACCTGAAAACATTTCTTTTTTTGTTCATGCTCACTCCTCGATGAATTGCCGCTTCCAACGATTATAGCAGAATGAAATTTCCATAAACAATAGGCAGGCAATGGGCATCATTTGCATTTTTCATGCGCATGCTTATAATGAACCGAGAGGCAAGGCATGACGAGGAGAAAATCGCTTTGGCTTTGGCTGCTGGCCCTGTTGCTGACCGCCGTAGTATCCGTGTACCAGCGCGTCAGCGGGCCGACCTACCCGACCAAGGGGAAAGAAATTCTAGCCGGAGCCGAAGTCAGCTATAAGTTCTACCGCAGCTGGACCTCCGGGCAACCGTTGCCGGTCATGATCACGACCAGCGGCGGCATCGGTGAGGCCTGGCTCCACTACCGCCGTTATCCCCTGCCCGGCGGCGAAGATTGGACCAAGGTACCGCTAGAGAAAAAAGCGGGGGTTTTTCACGCCGTCATACCCAGCCAGCCGCCGGCCGGAAAAGTGATCTACCACGTGGAGGTATCCGTTGCCGGTCAACACTTCCGGCTGAACAACGACCGGCCCACGCTGGCGCGTTTCAAGGGCAAGGTCCCGGCCGTCCTGCTCATCGTGCACATTCTCTTCATGTTCGGCGGCCTGCTGCTGGCTTTCCGCACCGGGTTGGAGGCCATGCGCCGCGACGGTCCTCAAGGTCCCCGTGGAGGGGGCCGCTGGCAGCGAATGGTGCCATGGACCCTGGCCACGGTCTGCATCGGCGGGTTGCTCCTCGGTCCGCTGGTTCAAAAATACGCTTTCGGGGCTTTCTGGACCGGGTTTCCGCTCGGGAGCGACCTGAAACAGCACAAAAAACCAGTGTTAGTGTTAGTGATAGTGTTAGGAAAAACAATTAGATTTTCTTCAGTCCGAACTATTGCCCGTTACTAACACTAATACCAACACTATAGGTTTCGTGGTGCCTGAAGGGCAATGAAACCTATCTAGTGTTGGTATAGTCACACGAAATGGTTTCAGCCACTTCCCAACTTGCTGAAACCAAAGTGTGACTACACTATCACAAACACTTTCTTGCGCCCTGTTGAAATCCGACCTGAAATGACATATAATTGATCCTCACACACCGGGAAATTCATGAAAAAAACTGAATCGGATTCCGCTGGCAAGCCGACCGCATTTTCCGAAGACCAAGCCTGCCTGAACGATGTTTTCCAGGAGATCCTCCCCGTCATCTTCCACAAGCTGAAAAACAAGCTGACGCCGGTTCTCGGCTACAGCCAGATACTCAAAGCCAAGGTCGCCGATGATTTCTGCCTGGAACGTTTAGGCAAAATCGAGAGCTGCGCCGGCGAGCTGACCGCCTTGATCAATGTCCTCAAGGATTACGTGAAAGTGCAGCCGGCGGTCCGGCGGCCCGAAAACATCAACCGCATCCTGAAAGGCCTGGAGCCGCAGCTGCGGCAGATGGCCGCGCCCGGCAAAATAAAAATTCTCCTCGCCCTCGACCCGAGTATCCCTGAAATACCGCTCCACGCCGGCCAGATTCGTTTGCTGCTGCTCAACCTTACGGCCAACGCCGTCCAGGCGCTGCATGCGAAAACGGCGCCGGCAAAAGAGATTCGCCTGTCCGCGTTTCTGGCGGAAGGAAGCGTGCGACTGACCGTGCGCGACAACGGCATCGGCATGGGCGCCGAGGAACTGGACAGCATCTGGGCGCCTTTCTACACGCACTTTCCGGAAAAAGCCGGGCTGGGACTGACCCTCTGCGAAAAGATCATAGCCAACCACGCCGCCTTATGCCGGGTCAGTTCGCAGCCGGGTGAATTCAGCGAGTTCGAGATCCGTTTTCCTCTGGGGGCGAACCATTCGCGCAAGCAAAGCAAGAGCGCCGGCATATATCCACGCTCTTCATCATAAAGGAGGCACCATGAAGAAAAAGTTCGTCTATTTTTTTTCCAAGGAATTGAGCGAAGGCAGCAAGGAGATGAAAAACCTCCTGGGCGGCAAGGGTTCGGGGCTGGCTGAAATGGCCAGTATCGGACTTCCCGTCCCGGCGGGATTCACCATCTCCACCGAAGTCTGCGACCTGTTTTATAAAAATAACCGCCACTACCCGTCGGGCTTGGAAAAGGAAGTCGACGAGAACATGAAAAGACTGGAAAAAACCGTCGATAAAAAATTCGGCGACGCCGACGATCCCCTGCTGGTTTCGGTGCGCTCGGGCGCTCCCCTCTCCATGCCGGGCATGATGGAAACCATCCTCAACCTCGGCTTGAACGACCGATCGGTCGCCGGCCTGGCCAAAAAAACCGGCAACCGCCGCTTCGCCCTCGACGCCTACCGCCGCTTCATCATGATGTACGGTTCGACCGCCAAGGGAATCGACCGCGAGGAATTCAACCAGGCCTTCGACACCCTGAAGAACCAACGCAGCCGCAAAAGGCTGAACCTGGACGCTTCGGTCCGGGTGAACGACACCGACGTCGACGAGAACGAGCTGGCGGAACTGGTCGGCATCTTCAAAGACATCTACAAGAAAAACATCGGCTGCGATTTTCCCCAGGACCCGAAGGAGCAGCTGTGGGGGTCGGTGGACGCCGTTTTCGGCTCCTGGATGGCCGAGAAAGCGGTAACCTACCGCCGCGTCGAAAAAATCAAGGGCGTCGTCGGCACGGCCGTCAACGTCCAGCAGATGGTGTTCGGCAACATGGGGAGCAAGAGCGGCACCGGCGTCTGCTTCACCCGCGATCCCAACAGCGGAGAAAACGTGTTTTACGGAGACTACCTGGTCAATGCCCAGGGCGAGGACGTCGTGGCCGGCATCCGCACGCCGATCCGGCTGGCCGAATTCGAGAAGGCCGACTCCAAGTCCTACCAGCAGCTGGTTGACGTGCGCCGCACACTCGAGTCCCATTTCAAGGATATGCAGGATCTGGAGTTCACCGTGGAAGAAGGGCGTCTCTACATGCTGCAATGCCGCACCGGAAAACGGTCCCCGGCGGCCGCCTTCCAGATCGCCGTCGACATGGTCAACGAAAAGTTGATCGCCAAGGAAGAGGCGCTGCTGCGCATCAAGGACAAGGATATCGAAGGGATATTTTACCCGATCATCGACCCGGAACAGAAGGAGGCCATGAAAAGGAATTTCCTGGTGTCCGGCATCGACGCCGTCCCCGGCGCCGCCAGCGGCAAGGTGGTTTTCAACGCCAAGGACGCCGAGCTTGCGGCCGCCAACGGTGAAAAGGTCATCCTGGTCAGAAAGGAAACCAGCCCCGAGGACATCGGCGGCATGCACGCCGCCCAGGGCATCTTGACCGCAACCGGCGGCAAGACCTCGCATGCGGCCGTGGTGGCCCGCGGCTGGGGCAAGTGCTGCATCGTCGGCTGCGAAAAACTGAACATCAACTACGAAAAGGAGGAATTGTCGGTCGACGGCATCGTGGTCAAAAAGGGCGAGGAGATCACCCTCAACGGTTCGACCGGTCATGTCTACCGCGGCGCCTTGCGCCTGATCAAGCCCGAGCC
This window encodes:
- a CDS encoding glycosyltransferase family 2 protein, producing MPERSSSSDPALAALKCSIVIVSFNQIEVLKAAMDALKASPPPFAHEIIVVDNHSAGDVQEFLNDYFHDIRVIRSPANHGFGWANNRGAAAARGEYLLFLNSDAEVIGPAVAAMVNVLEHDRRIGVLGPLLVNSDGSFQLSYGATISLPAEFYQKCLAPLVERLRYARHRGKPFLKATSWVSGACLLTRRELFTAHSPFDENMFLYFEDHDLCLRVRAMGKRVVYFTGAAVKHLRGRSVADAPAVWLEYRKSQLYMYRKYGRDFSLRLLKKYLAWKFGRKLRRLANRSDPRAQEEKRACLQILLLCAKGNS
- a CDS encoding HAMP domain-containing sensor histidine kinase, with product MKKTESDSAGKPTAFSEDQACLNDVFQEILPVIFHKLKNKLTPVLGYSQILKAKVADDFCLERLGKIESCAGELTALINVLKDYVKVQPAVRRPENINRILKGLEPQLRQMAAPGKIKILLALDPSIPEIPLHAGQIRLLLLNLTANAVQALHAKTAPAKEIRLSAFLAEGSVRLTVRDNGIGMGAEELDSIWAPFYTHFPEKAGLGLTLCEKIIANHAALCRVSSQPGEFSEFEIRFPLGANHSRKQSKSAGIYPRSSS
- a CDS encoding S9 family peptidase, whose translation is MNKKRNVFRFGLVGVALAFLMLPAVSWGQDLPQPPLAERIVKELTIHGHTRIDPYYWLNERANPKVIDYLKAENAYTDAVMKPTLALQEKLYQELAGRKKQDDMSVPYGDNGYFYYTRYVAGKNYPLYCRKKGSLQGSEEVMLDGNRMAEGKAYFAIADAEVSPDNTLLAYSVDYVSRRQYRIQFKNLNSGKVYEESIPMTDGQIVWANDSKTVFYPVIDPETLRSCRIRRHVLGTATATDVEVYNETDETFSAYLGKSRSRQYIFITSQSTLTSEYRYLDAGQPRGGFKVFQPRLRGLLYEVDHLGDRFYIRTNDGARNFKLMEAAAGNTARESWRELIPHRDDVLLEDVALFNGYLVLGERRAGLPQIRVIPWGQSDGYYLDFPEPTYMVAIRPVPEPGTDLLRFSYQSPVTPDSTYDFNMKTKERLLLKQNEVLGGYTPGNYRTERLMAPGHDGTLVPISLVYKLGMERDGENPLLLEGYGSYGYSSDPYFNSNVLSLLNRGFIYAIAHIRGGQEMGRSWYEDGKLFKKINTFTDFISCAEYLVRHRYTSPAKLCAEGASAGGLLMGAVVNLQPDLFHAVIAGVPFVDVVTTMLDSSIPLTTAEYDEWGDPNRPECYEYMLSYSPYDNVRAKAYPALLVTTGLHDSQVQYFEPAKWVAKLRVTKTDRNPLILKTNMDAGHGGASGRFRRLREVAFQYAFLLEQLGIRE
- a CDS encoding DUF4412 domain-containing protein yields the protein MKRIFIVILLVVFAMTVFAGVEWRTKTVIEAQAKGQSNTIVMQVCASGGNVKQIFESVADENDMFQNGSYWLFKAEDNTLYLVNPAEKTYSQLPLNAIFQMTGVVGKLIKIKIKNPVVNNEKLGPAMVLGYPCLHSKQLMEYDMEVKVVFIKSKSHEKIEKEVWSTAKFKGMAEMGEAFRFRDFKTGMEDLDKMIEEQIKADAELGFPLKMITVNTSIDKKGNAKVTSRQTMEVLSVGSKSFPAGFFEIPAGYEEKHMGFKGDEE
- the ppdK gene encoding pyruvate, phosphate dikinase; translated protein: MKKKFVYFFSKELSEGSKEMKNLLGGKGSGLAEMASIGLPVPAGFTISTEVCDLFYKNNRHYPSGLEKEVDENMKRLEKTVDKKFGDADDPLLVSVRSGAPLSMPGMMETILNLGLNDRSVAGLAKKTGNRRFALDAYRRFIMMYGSTAKGIDREEFNQAFDTLKNQRSRKRLNLDASVRVNDTDVDENELAELVGIFKDIYKKNIGCDFPQDPKEQLWGSVDAVFGSWMAEKAVTYRRVEKIKGVVGTAVNVQQMVFGNMGSKSGTGVCFTRDPNSGENVFYGDYLVNAQGEDVVAGIRTPIRLAEFEKADSKSYQQLVDVRRTLESHFKDMQDLEFTVEEGRLYMLQCRTGKRSPAAAFQIAVDMVNEKLIAKEEALLRIKDKDIEGIFYPIIDPEQKEAMKRNFLVSGIDAVPGAASGKVVFNAKDAELAAANGEKVILVRKETSPEDIGGMHAAQGILTATGGKTSHAAVVARGWGKCCIVGCEKLNINYEKEELSVDGIVVKKGEEITLNGSTGHVYRGALRLIKPEPPASFKTLMGWVDQIRAIKVRTNADTPYDARKAVELGAEGIGLCRTEHMFFDTQERRLAIQEMIVADTLDGRVAALNKLLPFQKEDFKGIFKAMAGLPVTIRLIDPPLHEFVPHTEEKQRQLAADIGVDYEKIRYRVEQLHEANPMLGHRGCRLAITYPEILDMQVRAIIEAACECAAAGIKVYPEIMIPLTIDKKELQILEVRTRQVADKIIKSKAAKLKYLVGTMIEVPRAALLADQIAEVAEFFSFGTNDLTQMTMGISRYDAGKFLPEYVDEKKAGIFSDDPFQSLDQAGVGMLVKMAIEKGRKTKPE
- a CDS encoding phosphate acyltransferase — translated: KSPVEGYADILIMPNIEAGNIFYKATTILAKGMLAAVVTGASFPAILTSRADDDDSKYYSIVLAAALV
- a CDS encoding NAD-dependent succinate-semialdehyde dehydrogenase; this encodes MSMQSINPASGEKGRTYETQSWTQVEAELENSHRTFSSWRQSGFAQRRGLLQQAARILEKEKGELARLMSLEMGKPVLQARAEIEKCAAVCGHYAENAEKMLSPEAVISGSETGYVRFDPLGTILAIMPWNFPFWQVFRFAAPALMAGNVCLLKHSSNVPGCAQAIGKIFRQAGFPEHVFTTLLIGPDLVEPLIDHRWLDAVTMSGSEAAGRRVAELAGRHLKKMVLELGGSDPFIVLADAPLEKCLATAVNARMINTGQSCIAAKRFIVEAPILDEGNDVGPLARADLVDELERQVRGSVDRGARILVGGKRLGDRPGYYFQPTVLGDVAPGMPAYDEELFGPVAALIGAADAAEALRIANDTPFGLGASIWTQDRAVGERMAATIEAGMVFINGMVRSDPRLPFGGIKNSGYGRELSAYGIKEFVNIKTVVIG
- the tdh gene encoding L-threonine 3-dehydrogenase — translated: MTGKMKALRKMRPGPGLELHEVPIPAVKANDVLIQVHKRAICGTDLHIYKWDEWSQNRLKPPLTTGHEFYGAIVETGLDVRHYRVGELVTAEMHVVCNQCFQCRTGNAHLCENVVILGVDGDGCFADYLAVPEANLWRVPKGIDPEFAAIYDPFGNAVHTVMAGATVGKSFLILGGGPIGIAAIPVCKAAGASQVLVSEVMPFRRELAVKMGADRVIDPSSENPAEVVAALTNGQGVDVVLEMSGHPAAIAQGFRSIRKNGRFSLLGIPAQPITMDLAKDIIFPGVTVQGINGRRMFETWYQMDALLVSGRVDLKPLITHRFKMEDFKAAFEVGLSGNAGKIILE